One region of Salvia miltiorrhiza cultivar Shanhuang (shh) chromosome 3, IMPLAD_Smil_shh, whole genome shotgun sequence genomic DNA includes:
- the LOC131017782 gene encoding B2 protein-like isoform X2 encodes MENNQSSFWQFSDNLRLQTGSLADLSLNDSIWSTNYAAKRSAEERRNFDFRNAGEATFGNDLKSDFNAGFSNDAWKAPINDSFNYSGYGSGSAGLNGGFNKGVYTTPPPSMNFNSYYSKGKGFANNNAVMNGKINRGKNDEEHGGKLGKKNRGNKESGKDSNGENKTAVDKRFKTLPPAEALPRNETIGGYIFVCNNDTMAENLKRQLFGLPPRYRDSVRAITPGLPLFLYNYSTHQLHGVFEAASFGGTNIDPTAWEDKKNQGESRFPAQVRVVTRKICEPLEEDSFRPILHHYDGPKFRLELNIPEALSLLDIFADTNV; translated from the exons ATGGAGAACAATCAGTCTTCGTTTTGGCAGTTCAGCGACAACCTCCGCCTCCAGACGGGGAGCCTCGCCGATCTCTCGCTCAACGACTCAATCTGGAGCACCAACTACGCGGCCAAGCGGAGCGCCGAGGAGCGCCGCAACTTCGACTTCCGCAACGCCGGCGAAGCCACCTTCGGTAACGATCTCAAGTCGGATTTCAACGCCGGGTTCAGCAACGACGCGTGGAAGGCGCCGATCAACGATAGCTTCAATTACTCCGGGTACGGATCGGGCTCCGCCGGGCTGAACGGCGGGTTCAACAAGGGCGTGTACACGACGCCGCCGCCGTCGATGAATTTCAACAGCTATTACAGCAAGGGGAAGGGTTTCGCGAATAATAATGCTGTGATGAATGGGAAGATTAACAGGGGGAAAAACGACGAGGAGCACGGGGGGAAATTGGGGAAGAAGAACAGGGGGAATAAGGAGAGCGGTAAGGATAGCAACGGCGAGAACAAGACGGCAGTGGATAAGAGGTTTAAGACGCTGCCGCCGGCTGAGGCCTTGCCGAGGAATGAGACCATCGGCGGATACATTTTTGTTTGCAACAACGATACCATGGCGGAGAACCTTAAGCGCCAACTCTTTG GTCTGCCACCGCGCTACCGCGACTCTGTGCGTGCAATAACGCCAGGGCTACCTCTCTTTCTCTACAACTACTCAACCCATCAGcttcatggagtttttgag GCTGCAAGCTTTGGTGGAACCAACATCGACCCTACAGCTTGGGAGGACAAGAAAAACCAAGGGGAGTCGCGGTTCCCTGCTCAGGTCCGCGTGGTGACGAGGAAGATCTGCGAGCCGCTCGAGGAAGACTCCTTCCGCCCAATCCTCCACCACTACGACGGCCCTAAGTTCCGCCTTGAACTCAACATTCCTGAG GCTCTATCCCTTTTGGACATTTTTGCTGACACCAATGTTTGA
- the LOC131017782 gene encoding DCD domain-containing protein NRP-B-like isoform X1, which translates to MENNQSSFWQFSDNLRLQTGSLADLSLNDSIWSTNYAAKRSAEERRNFDFRNAGEATFGNDLKSDFNAGFSNDAWKAPINDSFNYSGYGSGSAGLNGGFNKGVYTTPPPSMNFNSYYSKGKGFANNNAVMNGKINRGKNDEEHGGKLGKKNRGNKESGKDSNGENKTAVDKRFKTLPPAEALPRNETIGGYIFVCNNDTMAENLKRQLFGLPPRYRDSVRAITPGLPLFLYNYSTHQLHGVFEAASFGGTNIDPTAWEDKKNQGESRFPAQVRVVTRKICEPLEEDSFRPILHHYDGPKFRLELNIPEVLTQFISCYSLLCSQWLKLLTFDSGIC; encoded by the exons ATGGAGAACAATCAGTCTTCGTTTTGGCAGTTCAGCGACAACCTCCGCCTCCAGACGGGGAGCCTCGCCGATCTCTCGCTCAACGACTCAATCTGGAGCACCAACTACGCGGCCAAGCGGAGCGCCGAGGAGCGCCGCAACTTCGACTTCCGCAACGCCGGCGAAGCCACCTTCGGTAACGATCTCAAGTCGGATTTCAACGCCGGGTTCAGCAACGACGCGTGGAAGGCGCCGATCAACGATAGCTTCAATTACTCCGGGTACGGATCGGGCTCCGCCGGGCTGAACGGCGGGTTCAACAAGGGCGTGTACACGACGCCGCCGCCGTCGATGAATTTCAACAGCTATTACAGCAAGGGGAAGGGTTTCGCGAATAATAATGCTGTGATGAATGGGAAGATTAACAGGGGGAAAAACGACGAGGAGCACGGGGGGAAATTGGGGAAGAAGAACAGGGGGAATAAGGAGAGCGGTAAGGATAGCAACGGCGAGAACAAGACGGCAGTGGATAAGAGGTTTAAGACGCTGCCGCCGGCTGAGGCCTTGCCGAGGAATGAGACCATCGGCGGATACATTTTTGTTTGCAACAACGATACCATGGCGGAGAACCTTAAGCGCCAACTCTTTG GTCTGCCACCGCGCTACCGCGACTCTGTGCGTGCAATAACGCCAGGGCTACCTCTCTTTCTCTACAACTACTCAACCCATCAGcttcatggagtttttgag GCTGCAAGCTTTGGTGGAACCAACATCGACCCTACAGCTTGGGAGGACAAGAAAAACCAAGGGGAGTCGCGGTTCCCTGCTCAGGTCCGCGTGGTGACGAGGAAGATCTGCGAGCCGCTCGAGGAAGACTCCTTCCGCCCAATCCTCCACCACTACGACGGCCCTAAGTTCCGCCTTGAACTCAACATTCCTGAGGTACTCACTCAATTCATTTCTTGCTATTCATTACTATGTTCCCAATGGTTAAAACTACTTACATTCGATAGCGGTATATGTTGA